A stretch of Mycobacterium sp. ITM-2016-00316 DNA encodes these proteins:
- a CDS encoding ABC transporter permease, protein MVLTSLSVSKPLRGIGGFFGFSLDTAVAIFAPPFAWREFVLQSWFVARVSLLPTLMLSIPFTVLTVFTFNVLLAEFGAADFSGTGAALGAVTQIGPIVTVLVVAGAGATAMCADLGARTIREELDAQRVMGINPIQALVVPRVLAATLVALLLASLVILVGLAGGFVFSVFFQNVTPGAFVAGLTLVTGVGDVVVSLIKATLFGMTAGLIACYMGTTVSGGPAGVGNAVNETVVFSFLALFVINIFMTAVGIKVNL, encoded by the coding sequence GTGGTTCTCACATCGCTGAGTGTGTCGAAGCCGCTGCGAGGTATCGGTGGCTTCTTCGGATTCTCGCTCGACACGGCGGTCGCCATATTCGCCCCGCCGTTCGCCTGGCGCGAGTTCGTGCTGCAGTCATGGTTCGTCGCAAGGGTTTCGCTCCTACCGACCCTCATGTTGTCGATTCCGTTCACGGTGCTCACCGTGTTCACCTTCAACGTGCTGCTCGCCGAGTTCGGTGCGGCTGATTTCTCAGGGACCGGCGCGGCTCTGGGAGCAGTCACTCAGATCGGGCCGATCGTTACCGTGCTGGTGGTCGCCGGTGCCGGCGCCACAGCGATGTGCGCCGACCTCGGCGCGCGAACCATCCGCGAAGAGCTCGATGCGCAGCGCGTCATGGGGATCAACCCGATCCAGGCCCTCGTGGTGCCCCGTGTGCTGGCTGCCACCCTCGTGGCGCTGCTTCTTGCGTCGCTGGTGATCCTGGTGGGATTGGCGGGCGGCTTCGTGTTCTCGGTGTTCTTCCAGAATGTGACACCAGGAGCGTTCGTCGCCGGTCTGACGCTCGTCACGGGCGTCGGCGACGTCGTCGTGTCGTTGATCAAGGCAACACTTTTCGGGATGACGGCGGGGCTGATTGCTTGCTACATGGGCACCACCGTCAGCGGTGGTCCCGCCGGTGTGGGTAACGCGGTCAACGAGACCGTGGTCTTCTCCTTCCTTGCGTTGTTCGTCATCAACATCTTCATGACCGCCGTGGGAATCAAGGTGAACCTTTGA
- a CDS encoding ABC transporter permease, with protein MSVKTSINQQFPRLSRKTRDWHSGWTRVGEQTQFYGRTLMSVADVFVHYKTELVRLVAQMSLGTGALAVIGGTVVIVGFLTISTGALVAVQGYNQFAQVGVEALTGFASAYFNVRLIAPLTAAIAMAATIGAGSTAQLGAMRINEEIDALEVMGVRSMAYLASTRVLAGVIVVIPLYCVAVIMSFLAARFGTTVIYGQSTGVYDHYFRTFLIPTDLIWSFVQAVVTAVVIMLVHTYYGFTAAGGPAGVGEAVGRATRTSLVVAVFVTLLVTLSIYGQSGNFNLAG; from the coding sequence TTGAGCGTCAAGACGTCGATCAATCAACAGTTTCCCCGGCTGTCGCGAAAGACCCGCGACTGGCATTCCGGCTGGACGCGGGTCGGCGAACAGACGCAGTTCTACGGGCGGACCCTGATGTCCGTGGCGGATGTCTTCGTCCACTACAAGACCGAACTCGTTCGGCTGGTCGCGCAGATGAGCTTGGGCACAGGCGCTCTCGCGGTCATCGGCGGAACTGTGGTGATTGTCGGGTTCCTGACCATCTCGACGGGCGCGCTCGTCGCCGTTCAGGGATACAACCAGTTCGCGCAGGTCGGTGTCGAAGCGCTGACGGGATTCGCATCCGCCTACTTCAATGTGCGTCTGATCGCACCGTTGACGGCCGCGATCGCCATGGCGGCGACGATCGGTGCCGGATCGACCGCCCAACTCGGCGCGATGCGCATCAACGAGGAGATCGATGCGCTGGAGGTCATGGGGGTGCGATCCATGGCCTACCTCGCGTCCACCCGTGTCCTGGCCGGCGTGATCGTCGTCATTCCGCTGTACTGCGTGGCCGTCATCATGTCCTTTCTGGCAGCGCGTTTCGGTACGACCGTGATCTACGGCCAGTCCACCGGTGTGTACGACCACTATTTCCGCACCTTCCTCATCCCGACGGATCTCATCTGGTCCTTCGTCCAGGCGGTGGTGACGGCGGTGGTGATCATGCTGGTTCACACCTATTACGGTTTCACCGCGGCCGGCGGCCCGGCAGGCGTCGGTGAAGCGGTGGGCCGCGCTACGCGAACCTCTCTGGTGGTGGCCGTCTTCGTCACGCTCCTGGTCACGCTGTCCATCTACGGGCAGTCCGGCAACTTCAACCTGGCGGGCTGA